From a region of the Marinitoga hydrogenitolerans DSM 16785 genome:
- a CDS encoding cation diffusion facilitator family transporter — protein MDYIEREKISTKSSLISIFTNTFLAVLKIAIGFFTNSMAILADGLDTATDILTSFMTLIAGKISNKPPDLKHPYGHERAETIATKVVSLIIIYAGFEVLINSINRLIKKDVIIENALFVVIIAFISVITKFILYKYRLSVGKKIESNAIIADALNMRNDIFTSSSVLIGMVALYFTGIWWLDSAIAIFVSFMIIKTGFEQFMESSSEFMESSPELKDIYDIVIEETKKMKCAKNPHKIRARKFGYKIFIDMHLELPPEITVKEANDICAKLESKIKEKKKNIRDIVIHIEPYGNAEKECFGIDSNNIKDLREE, from the coding sequence ATGGATTATATTGAAAGAGAGAAAATATCTACTAAATCTTCTTTAATCTCGATATTTACAAATACTTTTTTGGCTGTATTAAAAATAGCAATAGGTTTTTTTACAAATAGTATGGCTATTCTTGCTGATGGGCTTGATACTGCTACAGATATTTTAACATCTTTTATGACATTAATTGCTGGTAAAATATCCAATAAACCACCGGATTTAAAACACCCTTATGGTCATGAAAGAGCAGAAACTATTGCTACAAAGGTTGTTTCTTTGATTATTATATATGCAGGATTCGAGGTTTTAATTAATTCTATTAATCGTTTAATAAAAAAAGATGTTATTATTGAAAATGCTTTGTTTGTTGTAATTATTGCTTTTATCTCTGTAATAACTAAATTTATATTATATAAATATAGATTATCTGTGGGAAAGAAAATTGAAAGTAATGCAATAATAGCAGATGCTCTTAATATGAGAAATGATATTTTTACTTCTTCTTCTGTTTTAATAGGTATGGTGGCTTTATATTTTACCGGCATATGGTGGTTGGATTCTGCAATTGCTATTTTTGTTTCTTTTATGATTATAAAGACAGGATTTGAACAATTTATGGAATCTTCAAGTGAATTTATGGAGAGTTCTCCAGAGTTGAAAGATATTTATGATATTGTTATTGAAGAAACTAAAAAGATGAAATGCGCTAAAAATCCTCACAAGATTAGAGCAAGAAAATTTGGTTATAAAATTTTTATAGATATGCATTTAGAACTCCCACCAGAAATAACTGTAAAAGAAGCAAATGATATTTGTGCAAAGTTGGAAAGTAAAATAAAAGAAAAAAAGAAGAATATTAGAGATATTGTTATACATATTGAACCTTACGGTAATGCTGAAAAAGAATGTTTTGGTATTGATTCTAATAATATAAAAGATTTGAGGGAGGAATGA
- a CDS encoding cold-shock protein — protein MRGKVKWFDAKKGYGFISGEDGNDVFVHFTAITMDGFKTLEEGQEVEYDIQENEKGLQAVNVRAI, from the coding sequence ATGAGAGGAAAAGTTAAATGGTTTGACGCAAAAAAAGGTTATGGATTTATTTCAGGTGAAGATGGAAATGACGTATTCGTTCATTTCACAGCAATAACAATGGACGGATTCAAAACATTAGAAGAAGGTCAAGAAGTAGAATATGACATTCAAGAAAACGAAAAAGGCTTACAAGCAGTTAATGTAAGAGCTATCTAA
- a CDS encoding alanine/ornithine racemase family PLP-dependent enzyme, translating to MYPVLHIYPDKIKHNAKNLKKLCDKKDVKITGVTKVVSGNLDVAKAMVDAGITSLGDSRIQNIINMKKNDIDAEFMLLRIPMKSELELVVDYVDIVMVSELKTVEWLNDIAKEKNKVQDIIYMVDVGDLREGVWYENAVDEIICAQKYSNIFLKGIGTNLGCFGGVLPSIDNMNILLEIRNEIEEILNRKLEIISGGNTAALPLIENGTLPKGINHFRLGESIICGTDVTNDRIVPGNRQDTVILEAQIIELKEKPSVPMGEIGFDAFGRKPVFEDKGKRLKAILAIGEQDISPDGLIPLDNKIEVLHSSSDHTIVDLTDSDNIYNLGDTIQFKMSYGCLLKAITSKYVEKTIEK from the coding sequence ATGTATCCTGTTCTTCATATTTATCCTGATAAAATCAAACATAACGCTAAAAATTTAAAAAAGCTCTGTGATAAGAAGGACGTTAAAATAACCGGTGTTACTAAAGTGGTTTCGGGTAATTTGGATGTTGCTAAAGCTATGGTTGACGCAGGAATTACTTCTTTAGGTGATTCAAGAATTCAAAATATCATCAATATGAAAAAAAATGATATTGATGCAGAATTTATGTTATTAAGAATTCCTATGAAATCAGAATTAGAGTTAGTTGTAGATTATGTTGATATTGTGATGGTTTCTGAATTAAAAACTGTGGAATGGTTAAATGATATAGCTAAAGAAAAGAATAAAGTTCAGGATATTATTTATATGGTTGATGTGGGTGATTTAAGAGAAGGGGTTTGGTATGAAAATGCCGTTGATGAAATTATTTGTGCCCAAAAATATAGCAATATATTTTTAAAAGGAATTGGAACAAATCTTGGCTGTTTTGGTGGAGTTTTGCCCAGTATTGATAATATGAATATTTTGCTTGAAATACGTAATGAAATTGAAGAAATTTTAAATAGAAAATTAGAAATAATTTCAGGTGGCAATACTGCAGCTTTACCTTTAATAGAAAATGGAACTTTACCTAAAGGAATAAACCATTTTAGACTTGGTGAATCTATTATCTGTGGTACTGATGTAACAAATGATAGGATTGTTCCAGGAAATAGACAGGATACTGTTATATTAGAAGCCCAAATTATTGAATTAAAAGAAAAACCTTCTGTTCCTATGGGAGAAATTGGATTTGATGCTTTTGGAAGAAAACCTGTTTTTGAAGATAAAGGTAAGAGATTAAAGGCTATTCTTGCTATTGGAGAACAGGATATTTCTCCTGATGGTTTAATACCTCTTGATAATAAAATTGAAGTTTTACATTCCAGTAGTGATCATACAATTGTTGATTTAACTGATTCAGATAATATTTATAATCTTGGGGATACTATTCAATTTAAAATGAGTTATGGTTGTTTGTTAAAAGCTATTACTAGTAAATATGTGGAAAAAACTATAGAAAAATAA
- a CDS encoding cold shock domain-containing protein, whose amino-acid sequence MRGKVKWFDAKKGYGFISGEDGNDVFVHFTALAMDGFKTLEEGQDVEYDIQENNKGLQAVNVTTL is encoded by the coding sequence ATGAGAGGAAAAGTTAAATGGTTTGACGCAAAAAAAGGTTATGGATTTATTTCAGGTGAAGATGGAAATGACGTATTTGTACATTTCACAGCATTAGCAATGGACGGATTCAAAACATTAGAAGAAGGTCAAGATGTTGAATACGACATTCAAGAAAACAACAAAGGTTTACAAGCAGTTAATGTAACAACACTCTAA